Proteins from one Arthrobacter sp. Soc17.1.1.1 genomic window:
- a CDS encoding LacI family DNA-binding transcriptional regulator, whose amino-acid sequence MSTPPRQHLLREDRRVSMSDVARLAGVSAQTVSRVSNGSPGVIEATRQQVIRAMDELGYRPNSAARALKRGSFRTLGVILFTLSTTGNVRTLEAIAARAAEEDYAITLIPVSAPTQAGVRGAFSRLNELAVDAIIVIMEVHLLDAATVSLPPGVHAVVVDSDASDGYSVIDTDQADGAQQAVEHLLDLGHATVWHVAGPSASFASERRVNAWRSTLAARGREEPPLLRGDWSADSGYLAGLTLASSDCTAVFVGNDQMALGVLRAFHEKGIRVPQDVSIVGFDDIPDSTSFSPPLTTVHQDFAEVGRRCVDKVLKQMRENSTEPGRELVPTRLVVRESTAALER is encoded by the coding sequence ATGTCCACTCCGCCGCGTCAACACCTCCTCCGCGAGGACCGGCGGGTCTCCATGTCCGATGTCGCCCGGCTGGCCGGCGTCTCGGCGCAGACGGTGTCGCGGGTATCCAACGGCAGCCCGGGTGTCATCGAGGCGACGCGCCAGCAGGTCATCCGTGCCATGGACGAGCTGGGCTACCGGCCCAACAGTGCGGCGCGGGCCCTGAAGCGGGGGAGCTTCCGGACCCTTGGCGTCATCCTCTTCACGCTCTCCACCACCGGCAACGTCCGCACGCTCGAGGCCATCGCCGCGCGCGCCGCCGAGGAGGATTACGCCATCACGCTGATCCCCGTCTCGGCGCCCACGCAGGCGGGCGTGCGGGGCGCCTTCTCACGGCTGAACGAGCTGGCGGTCGACGCGATCATCGTGATCATGGAGGTCCACCTGCTCGACGCCGCGACGGTATCCCTGCCGCCGGGCGTGCACGCCGTGGTCGTCGACTCCGATGCGAGCGACGGGTACAGCGTCATCGACACGGACCAGGCCGACGGCGCGCAGCAGGCCGTGGAGCACCTGCTGGACCTGGGGCATGCGACGGTGTGGCATGTAGCCGGGCCGTCGGCGTCCTTCGCGTCGGAGCGGCGTGTCAACGCCTGGCGTTCCACCCTCGCTGCCCGGGGTCGGGAGGAGCCGCCGCTGCTGCGCGGGGACTGGTCGGCGGACTCGGGCTACCTCGCCGGCCTCACTCTGGCGTCCTCCGACTGCACCGCGGTGTTCGTGGGGAACGACCAGATGGCACTGGGGGTGCTGCGGGCGTTCCACGAGAAGGGCATCCGGGTGCCGCAGGACGTCTCGATCGTCGGCTTCGACGACATCCCGGACAGCACCTCCTTCAGCCCGCCGCTGACCACCGTGCACCAGGACTTCGCGGAGGTGGGCCGGCGCTGCGTGGACAAGGTGCTGAAGCAGATGCGGGAGAACTCGACGGAGCCGGGACGGGAGCTGGTCCCGACGCGCCTGGTGGTGCGGGAGAGCACCGCGGCCCTGGAGCGTTGA
- a CDS encoding GNAT family N-acetyltransferase, whose amino-acid sequence MMPGDPEVRAQQSTDRGSRHQLEETFRDNPLDGRFELLIDGALAAHLTYTVKGEQVVLTDGVEHPGFRDQGMDVTLMRHIVLDAHRRRLSLVPQCPMAFSFLADHPGCPDLDPGPGH is encoded by the coding sequence ATGATGCCCGGCGACCCCGAGGTCCGGGCGCAGCAGTCGACGGATCGCGGTTCCAGACACCAGCTCGAGGAGACCTTCCGCGACAATCCCCTCGACGGACGCTTCGAACTGCTCATCGACGGCGCCCTCGCCGCTCACCTCACGTACACGGTGAAGGGAGAGCAGGTAGTCCTGACCGACGGAGTGGAACACCCCGGATTCCGCGACCAGGGCATGGATGTGACCCTGATGCGCCACATCGTGCTCGACGCCCACCGACGACGCCTGAGCCTCGTTCCGCAGTGCCCGATGGCCTTCTCATTCCTGGCGGACCACCCCGGGTGCCCCGACCTGGACCCCGGTCCCGGGCACTGA
- a CDS encoding ANTAR domain-containing protein, with protein MTTTNEPAVPVSGAVSSVEYFIDCPTGTVEHYFADNVYHWSDELYRIHGYERGDVVPTLELGLSHVDPADRDSVLAFWTKVTTVGGPSSVYTSLRDLNGHTHKLLISADLILNDEKEPVGVWALVVDLTRSIHADTHRLANEAVAASAASRAVIEQAKGILMGRAGLNATEAFDRISSHSQRINRKVVVISQEIIDRAGLLTQDEPQSGDQALRELFDAL; from the coding sequence ATGACCACCACCAACGAGCCCGCTGTGCCCGTGTCCGGGGCCGTGTCCAGTGTCGAGTACTTCATCGACTGTCCGACCGGCACCGTCGAGCACTACTTCGCCGACAACGTCTACCACTGGTCGGACGAGCTGTACCGGATCCACGGCTACGAACGCGGCGACGTCGTCCCCACCCTCGAACTCGGTCTGTCCCACGTCGATCCGGCGGACCGGGACTCCGTGCTGGCGTTCTGGACCAAGGTCACCACGGTCGGAGGACCCTCATCGGTCTACACCTCCCTGCGGGACCTCAACGGGCACACCCACAAACTCCTCATCTCCGCGGACCTGATCCTCAATGATGAGAAGGAACCGGTCGGGGTGTGGGCGCTGGTCGTCGACCTCACCCGGTCCATCCACGCGGACACCCACCGCCTCGCCAACGAAGCCGTCGCTGCATCCGCGGCCAGCCGGGCCGTCATCGAGCAGGCCAAGGGCATCCTGATGGGACGTGCCGGCCTCAACGCCACCGAGGCCTTCGACCGGATCAGCTCCCACAGCCAGCGCATCAACCGCAAGGTCGTCGTCATCTCCCAGGAGATCATCGACCGGGCGGGCCTGCTCACCCAGGATGAGCCCCAGTCCGGCGATCAGGCGCTGCGGGAGCTCTTCGACGCACTCTGA
- a CDS encoding GAF and ANTAR domain-containing protein produces the protein MNTSPSHPSPDSSLPPELLAVFGRTNGYLLTEQTAHDAVDGLAEIARDIIGAAEGAGVSIIDTDGTRMSVGATDPRVLEADDLQYEFGEGPCITAWSLGESVYIADTRTDDRFPRWASAVEPRGIRSCLSVPLLNTPAGLGAMKVYADTVDAFTDEDRRLLTNLARSAAALLGHIQASDTPQRISNDVKASLAERDTIGVARGILMERLDLDRQAAMNHLIDLATDADTTIGTMAARISERRDGSNPAPGA, from the coding sequence GTGAACACCTCACCCTCTCATCCGTCCCCCGATTCCTCTCTTCCTCCCGAGCTCCTGGCGGTCTTCGGGCGCACCAACGGTTACCTCCTCACCGAGCAGACCGCCCACGACGCCGTCGACGGGCTCGCCGAGATCGCCCGTGACATCATCGGCGCCGCTGAGGGCGCAGGGGTGAGCATCATCGACACGGACGGCACCCGGATGAGTGTCGGCGCGACGGACCCGCGCGTGCTCGAAGCCGACGACCTGCAATACGAGTTCGGGGAAGGGCCGTGCATCACGGCCTGGTCGCTGGGTGAGTCCGTCTACATCGCCGATACCCGCACCGATGACCGCTTCCCGCGGTGGGCCTCGGCCGTGGAACCACGCGGTATCCGCTCGTGCCTGAGCGTACCCCTGCTGAATACGCCGGCAGGACTCGGGGCGATGAAGGTCTACGCCGACACCGTCGACGCCTTCACCGACGAGGACCGGCGGCTGCTGACCAACCTCGCCCGCTCCGCCGCAGCCCTCCTCGGCCATATTCAGGCCAGCGACACCCCGCAGCGGATCAGCAACGACGTCAAGGCGTCCCTGGCCGAACGGGACACCATCGGCGTGGCCCGCGGCATCCTGATGGAACGCCTCGACCTGGATCGGCAGGCGGCCATGAATCACCTGATCGACCTGGCCACGGACGCGGACACCACGATCGGCACTATGGCCGCCAGGATCAGCGAGCGTCGGGACGGCTCGAACCCCGCCCCCGGTGCTTGA